From a region of the Listeria monocytogenes ATCC 19117 genome:
- the speG gene encoding spermidine N1-acetyltransferase, whose translation MSGDLKLRPLEREDLKFVHRLNNDAKIMSYWFEEPYEAFVELQELYDKHIHDQSERRFILELDGQMVGLVELMEIDYIHRRAEFQIIIDPKFQGHGYAVSATKLAMKYAFHVLNLHKLYLVVDKVNEKAIHVYEKVGFIREGELIDEFFVDGTYHDAIRMCIFQHQYREMDI comes from the coding sequence ATGAGTGGAGATTTAAAACTTAGACCGCTTGAACGAGAAGATTTAAAATTTGTTCACCGGTTAAATAATGACGCGAAAATAATGTCTTATTGGTTTGAAGAGCCATATGAGGCGTTCGTCGAGCTTCAGGAGCTATATGATAAGCACATTCACGATCAGTCAGAACGCCGTTTTATTTTAGAATTAGATGGTCAAATGGTTGGACTTGTCGAATTGATGGAAATTGATTATATTCACCGAAGAGCCGAATTTCAAATTATTATTGATCCTAAGTTTCAGGGGCACGGTTACGCTGTTTCTGCCACAAAACTCGCAATGAAATATGCTTTTCACGTACTAAATCTGCATAAACTATATTTAGTTGTTGATAAAGTAAATGAAAAAGCTATTCATGTCTATGAAAAAGTTGGTTTTATTCGTGAAGGCGAACTAATTGATGAGTTTTTCGTTGATGGAACTTATCATGATGCTATTAGAATGTGTATTTTCCAACATCAATATCGAGAAATGGATATTTAA
- the mvk gene encoding mevalonate kinase — translation MATGIGTAKMILCGEHAVVYGEPAISVPFTQAIVTTNVENSTKTKFSSAFFSGDLDDMPDFLAGIKALVVDVLNEIGKGECVSIHVVSGVPIGRGLGSSAAVATSIARGLYKYFNQELDSKKLLAIVNAAEKIAHGNASGVDAITVVSEKPVWYERDRKLEIMHFSKKITFVVADTGVPSETRDAVKDVQALYKENQTEIGKIIHQLGDISREIKTHLEGDADTVKIGAAMNKAQSYLETLTVSDSSLEKLIEVARSSGADGAKLTGGGRGGCIIAVAKNQEIAEQITKELHNAGAAQEWIFTIGEGSYESDSHRTHECGAN, via the coding sequence TTGGCTACAGGCATTGGGACAGCTAAAATGATATTATGCGGAGAACATGCAGTTGTATACGGAGAACCGGCGATTTCAGTCCCATTTACACAAGCAATAGTAACGACAAATGTAGAAAATTCTACAAAAACCAAATTTTCTTCGGCATTTTTTTCAGGTGATTTAGATGATATGCCTGATTTCTTAGCAGGAATCAAAGCATTAGTTGTAGATGTTTTAAATGAGATTGGAAAAGGCGAATGCGTTTCTATCCATGTAGTTTCAGGTGTTCCAATTGGACGAGGTTTAGGTTCAAGTGCCGCTGTAGCAACAAGTATTGCGCGTGGCTTATATAAATATTTTAATCAAGAATTAGACTCGAAAAAATTATTAGCCATTGTGAATGCGGCAGAAAAAATTGCTCATGGCAATGCTAGTGGTGTTGATGCTATCACGGTTGTGAGTGAAAAACCAGTATGGTATGAGCGAGATCGAAAACTAGAAATTATGCATTTTTCAAAAAAAATCACGTTCGTAGTAGCAGATACTGGAGTTCCAAGTGAAACCAGAGACGCGGTGAAGGATGTTCAAGCTTTATATAAAGAAAATCAAACAGAAATTGGTAAAATAATTCATCAACTCGGCGATATTTCCCGGGAAATAAAGACTCATTTAGAAGGCGATGCAGATACTGTGAAAATAGGTGCTGCAATGAATAAGGCACAATCTTATTTAGAAACTTTGACAGTAAGTGATAGTAGTTTAGAGAAATTAATAGAAGTAGCTAGAAGTAGTGGTGCAGACGGGGCAAAACTTACAGGTGGCGGTAGAGGTGGATGTATTATCGCTGTAGCAAAAAATCAAGAAATCGCTGAACAAATAACGAAGGAGCTTCATAATGCTGGAGCTGCACAAGAATGGATTTTTACGATTGGAGAAGGTAGTTATGAAAGCGACAGCCATCGCACACACGAATGTGGCGCTAATTAA
- the gyrA gene encoding DNA gyrase subunit A, translating into MAETPNQRITEINLNKEMRTSFLDYAMSVIVARALPDVRDGLKPVHRRILYAMNDLGMTSDKAYKKSARIVGEVIGKYHPHGDTAVYFTMVRMAQDFSYRNMLVDGHGNFGSVDGDMAAAMRYTEARMSKISMELLRDINKDTIDYADNYDGSEREPVILPARFPNLLVNGSSGIAVGMATNIPTHHLGEVIDGVLALSHDPDITIRDLMEYIPGPDFPTAGMIMGRSGIRRAYESGRGSITVRGRVDIEEKKNGKETIVITEIPYQVNKARLVERIAELAREKKIDGITSLNDESDRSGMRIVIEVRRDISASVIVNNLFKMTALQTTFGINMLALVDNHPKVLNLKEILYHYLEHQKVVIRRRTEFELRKAEARAHILEGLRIALDNIDAIIKLIRGSKTSDVAKEGLMTQFNLSDKQAQAILDMRLQRLTGLEREKIEEEYQNLVALINDLKAILADDERILEIIREELEEIKVKYADKRRTEILAGDLVSLEDEDLIPEEEVAITLTKRGYIKRLPLSTYRSQRRGGRGIQGMSTHEDDFVEHLVATSTHDTLLFFTNTGKVYRSKGYEVPEYGRTAKGIPIINLLGIESQEQVNAVINLSEFTDDSYLFFTTKHGVVKRTTLSQFAKIRQSGLRAVELRENDELISVQMTDGSKNMIIATKHGQSIYFPEENIRVMGRTAAGVRGIRLREDDEVIGMEVLEDDEKVLVVTEKGYGKQTPASQYPLRNRGGMGVKTVTITEKNGNLVAMKTVTGEEDLMLMTVSGVLIRFEIDTVSQTGRSAMGVKLIRLDEDEKVATVAKVPKEEDEVELEEEIDETLITQVPDESFEDAPGSDIEE; encoded by the coding sequence ACGAATAACAGAGATAAACTTAAATAAAGAAATGCGGACATCATTCCTGGACTATGCGATGAGTGTAATTGTTGCCCGTGCCCTACCAGACGTTCGTGACGGATTAAAACCAGTTCATCGTCGTATTCTATATGCGATGAATGACTTAGGTATGACTTCTGATAAGGCCTATAAAAAATCAGCTCGTATCGTTGGTGAAGTAATCGGTAAGTATCACCCCCACGGCGATACAGCGGTTTATTTTACAATGGTTCGGATGGCGCAAGATTTTAGTTACCGTAATATGCTAGTTGATGGACATGGTAACTTTGGTTCGGTCGATGGCGATATGGCGGCAGCGATGCGTTATACAGAAGCACGTATGTCAAAAATTTCGATGGAACTTCTTCGCGATATTAATAAAGATACAATTGATTATGCTGATAACTACGATGGTTCTGAACGTGAGCCAGTCATTTTACCAGCGCGTTTCCCTAACTTACTTGTCAATGGTTCGTCAGGTATCGCAGTTGGTATGGCAACAAACATTCCTACCCACCATCTTGGTGAAGTTATTGACGGCGTTTTAGCACTTAGTCATGATCCGGATATTACTATTCGTGATTTAATGGAATATATCCCTGGCCCTGACTTCCCTACTGCTGGGATGATTATGGGGCGTAGCGGAATCCGTCGCGCTTACGAAAGTGGCCGTGGTTCGATTACTGTTCGTGGTCGTGTCGATATTGAAGAAAAGAAAAATGGTAAAGAAACAATCGTTATTACCGAAATTCCTTACCAAGTAAATAAAGCGCGCCTAGTTGAGCGTATTGCCGAACTAGCTCGTGAGAAGAAAATCGACGGTATCACTTCCCTAAACGATGAATCTGACCGTTCTGGAATGCGCATTGTTATTGAAGTTCGTCGTGATATTAGTGCAAGTGTTATCGTGAATAATTTATTCAAAATGACAGCACTTCAAACTACTTTTGGTATTAATATGCTCGCACTTGTCGACAATCATCCAAAAGTACTTAATTTAAAAGAAATTCTTTATCATTATTTAGAGCATCAAAAAGTAGTTATTCGGCGCCGTACGGAATTTGAGCTTCGTAAAGCAGAAGCACGCGCTCACATTTTAGAAGGTTTACGAATTGCACTAGATAATATTGACGCGATTATTAAATTAATTCGTGGATCAAAAACTTCCGATGTTGCTAAAGAAGGCTTGATGACACAATTCAACCTTTCGGACAAACAAGCGCAAGCCATTTTAGACATGCGTTTGCAACGTTTAACAGGTTTGGAACGCGAAAAAATTGAAGAAGAATACCAAAACTTAGTGGCATTAATTAATGATTTAAAAGCCATTTTAGCTGATGATGAGCGTATTCTTGAAATTATTCGTGAAGAATTAGAAGAAATCAAAGTTAAATACGCGGATAAACGTCGTACAGAAATCTTGGCTGGTGATTTAGTAAGCCTTGAAGATGAAGACTTAATCCCTGAAGAAGAAGTGGCGATTACACTAACTAAACGTGGCTATATTAAACGTTTACCATTATCAACTTATCGTAGCCAACGTCGTGGTGGTCGTGGTATCCAAGGTATGTCTACTCATGAAGATGATTTCGTAGAACATCTTGTTGCAACGAGCACGCATGATACGTTACTATTCTTCACTAACACAGGTAAAGTTTACCGTTCGAAAGGTTATGAAGTACCTGAATACGGTCGTACCGCCAAAGGTATCCCAATCATCAACTTACTTGGAATCGAAAGCCAAGAACAAGTGAATGCCGTGATAAATCTATCCGAATTCACTGATGATAGCTACCTATTCTTTACTACTAAACACGGTGTCGTGAAGCGTACAACCCTTTCTCAATTTGCGAAAATTCGTCAAAGTGGTCTTCGTGCAGTTGAACTTCGCGAAAACGATGAACTAATCTCTGTTCAGATGACAGATGGTAGCAAAAACATGATTATCGCAACGAAACATGGACAATCTATCTACTTCCCAGAAGAAAATATCCGCGTAATGGGCCGTACAGCTGCTGGTGTTCGTGGTATTAGACTTCGTGAAGACGATGAAGTTATCGGTATGGAAGTCCTTGAGGATGATGAAAAAGTTCTCGTTGTAACGGAAAAAGGATACGGTAAACAAACACCGGCTTCCCAGTACCCGCTTCGTAATCGCGGTGGTATGGGTGTTAAAACCGTTACAATCACAGAGAAAAATGGTAACTTAGTCGCAATGAAAACAGTGACTGGTGAAGAAGACTTAATGCTAATGACAGTAAGTGGCGTATTAATTCGTTTCGAAATTGATACAGTATCACAAACAGGTCGTAGCGCAATGGGTGTCAAACTAATTCGTCTTGATGAAGATGAAAAAGTAGCTACTGTTGCAAAAGTGCCAAAAGAAGAAGATGAAGTTGAGCTTGAGGAAGAAATCGATGAAACATTAATCACACAAGTTCCTGATGAAAGTTTTGAAGATGCTCCTGGAAGCGATATAGAAGAATAA
- the cls gene encoding cardiolipin synthase produces MRKLIQFLFIAVVLFLVEYFLINQAAILFLVTSGLIQLCGLIIVIRLLLFDQRNTSSKVAWIAVIFILPVLGTISYLVFGRNPATRKFSTAQVMEKAKLINAIHAIPNNTNEKLPRLSKRIAHLTSIEPIKGNKIEILTNGEETFPVLLDALRKAENHIHIQYYIFKTDEISTKIRDILVEKAKAGVEVRFMFDGLGSSKLGKAFLAPLKEAGVSIHAFDPITSPWIVRTANLRNHRKIVVIDGQIGFTGGLNIGEEYRSNTPDFRVWRDTHIKITGQAVIELQESFLNDWVYMENQAGAADQFISEAGLQQYFSPVDVGDEWAQVIYGGPYDKEKWVRDSMLDLIDSAKESVWIVSPYFVPDEESLAVIRRVAMSGVDVRVIIPGKGDRGISFHGSNAYVKTMIEAGAKMYAYADDSFVHAKAMLVDGTRAAIGTANFDVRSFRLNHELMVFLYDESEAMHHLKRDFEKDFEDSRLFTMKDMENKPLLTRIKEVLSSLLSPIL; encoded by the coding sequence ATGCGCAAACTGATTCAATTTCTGTTTATAGCAGTAGTTTTATTTTTAGTGGAATACTTTTTAATCAATCAAGCAGCTATATTATTCTTAGTAACAAGTGGACTTATCCAATTATGCGGATTAATTATTGTGATTCGGCTACTACTCTTTGATCAACGGAATACTAGCTCAAAAGTCGCCTGGATTGCGGTTATTTTCATTTTACCTGTACTTGGAACGATTAGTTACCTTGTGTTTGGTAGAAATCCAGCAACTAGAAAATTCAGCACAGCTCAAGTAATGGAAAAAGCTAAATTAATTAATGCGATTCACGCAATTCCAAACAACACTAATGAAAAATTACCACGACTATCTAAAAGAATTGCGCATTTAACGTCCATAGAGCCAATTAAGGGGAATAAAATCGAAATATTAACAAATGGCGAAGAAACTTTTCCAGTGCTCTTAGACGCGCTTAGAAAGGCTGAAAACCACATTCATATTCAATACTATATTTTCAAAACGGATGAAATTTCTACAAAGATTCGTGATATTTTGGTAGAAAAAGCAAAAGCAGGCGTTGAAGTTAGATTTATGTTTGATGGGCTTGGATCAAGCAAACTGGGTAAAGCCTTTTTAGCTCCTTTGAAAGAAGCTGGAGTTAGTATTCACGCATTTGACCCAATTACCTCTCCCTGGATTGTAAGAACAGCCAATTTAAGAAATCACCGTAAAATTGTCGTGATTGATGGTCAAATTGGCTTTACAGGCGGGCTTAATATTGGAGAAGAATATCGTTCTAATACACCAGATTTCCGTGTTTGGCGCGATACACATATTAAAATCACAGGCCAAGCTGTTATCGAACTTCAAGAATCTTTTCTAAATGATTGGGTCTATATGGAAAACCAAGCAGGTGCTGCAGATCAATTTATTAGTGAAGCTGGATTACAACAATATTTTTCACCAGTTGATGTGGGTGACGAATGGGCGCAAGTGATTTACGGCGGACCATATGATAAAGAAAAATGGGTTCGCGATTCGATGCTTGATTTAATTGATTCCGCTAAAGAATCTGTTTGGATTGTGTCGCCTTACTTTGTTCCAGATGAGGAGTCGCTTGCAGTTATTCGCCGGGTTGCGATGAGCGGTGTTGACGTGCGAGTTATTATTCCAGGCAAAGGTGATCGCGGGATTTCATTCCACGGAAGTAATGCGTATGTGAAAACAATGATTGAAGCAGGCGCGAAAATGTATGCTTATGCCGATGATTCTTTTGTTCATGCGAAGGCAATGCTAGTGGACGGGACGCGTGCAGCTATAGGTACTGCCAATTTTGACGTGCGTAGTTTTAGATTGAATCATGAATTAATGGTATTCTTATATGATGAAAGCGAGGCTATGCATCATTTAAAACGTGATTTTGAGAAAGATTTTGAAGATAGCCGACTTTTTACGATGAAAGATATGGAAAACAAACCATTATTGACTCGTATAAAAGAAGTTCTATCTAGTTTACTATCACCAATTTTATAA
- the mvaD gene encoding diphosphomevalonate decarboxylase, which translates to MKATAIAHTNVALIKYWGKRDEHLILPANSSLSFTVDKFYTKTTVEWDGNLAQDTFILNNEHKTDAKVARFIDKMREEFGISAKAKITSENHVPTAAGLASSASAFAALALAGSSAAGRKDTKEYISRLARFGSGSASRSVFGDFVIWEKGELADGSDSFAVPFTNKLCDKMSLVVAVVSDKEKKVSSRDGMRLTVETSPFFEKWVSAAETDLEEMKQAILDEDFIKVGEITERNGMKMHATTLGAEPPFTYFQPKSLEIMDAVRELRENGIPAYFTMDAGPNVKVICERENENIVADKLSGLAKNVLICHAGKEASVVSDEK; encoded by the coding sequence ATGAAAGCGACAGCCATCGCACACACGAATGTGGCGCTAATTAAATACTGGGGAAAACGCGATGAACACTTGATTCTACCTGCAAACAGTAGTTTATCCTTCACGGTAGATAAATTTTATACAAAAACAACGGTAGAATGGGACGGAAATTTAGCCCAAGATACATTTATTCTAAATAATGAACACAAAACGGATGCAAAAGTAGCTCGTTTTATAGATAAAATGCGTGAAGAATTCGGTATTTCAGCAAAAGCAAAAATCACTTCCGAAAATCACGTTCCAACTGCGGCCGGGCTTGCTTCATCGGCTTCTGCATTTGCAGCTCTTGCACTTGCTGGATCTAGCGCTGCTGGCAGAAAAGACACAAAAGAATATATTTCCAGACTGGCTCGTTTCGGGTCTGGTTCTGCTTCTCGTTCCGTTTTCGGAGATTTTGTCATTTGGGAAAAAGGCGAACTCGCGGACGGTAGTGATTCATTTGCAGTACCTTTCACCAACAAATTATGTGACAAAATGTCTCTTGTAGTCGCAGTCGTTTCGGATAAAGAAAAGAAAGTTTCTAGTCGGGATGGAATGCGCCTAACTGTTGAAACATCACCGTTTTTCGAAAAATGGGTTTCTGCTGCTGAAACAGACTTGGAAGAAATGAAACAAGCTATTTTGGATGAAGATTTCATCAAAGTGGGCGAAATCACAGAACGAAACGGAATGAAAATGCATGCGACAACGCTTGGTGCCGAGCCTCCATTTACTTATTTTCAACCGAAGTCCCTTGAAATAATGGATGCTGTTAGAGAATTACGAGAAAATGGTATACCGGCCTATTTTACAATGGATGCTGGTCCAAATGTTAAAGTTATTTGTGAGCGTGAAAATGAAAATATCGTAGCAGATAAGTTGTCAGGTTTGGCTAAAAACGTTCTAATTTGCCACGCTGGTAAGGAAGCGAGTGTTGTATCAGATGAAAAATAA
- a CDS encoding phosphomevalonate kinase — translation MYQMKNKLQVKIPGKLYVAGEYAVVESGHTAILTAVNRYITLTLEDSERNELWIPHYENPVSWPIGGELKPDGEHWTFTAEAINIATTFLKSEGIELTPVKMVIETELIDQSGAKYGLGSSAAATVAVINALMTKFYPEISMLKKFKLAALSHLVVQGNGSCGDIASCMYGGWIAYTTFDQEWVKHRLAYKSLEWFMKEPWPMLQIETLEEPVPTFSVGWTGTPVSTGKLVSQIHAFKQEDSKNYQHFLTRNNEIMKQIIQAFHTKDEELLYSSIKENRRILQELGTKAGVNIETSLLKELADSAENMGGAGKSSGSGGGDCGIAFSKTKELAEKLVNEWEKLGIKHLPFHTGRVQITE, via the coding sequence TTGTATCAGATGAAAAATAAACTACAGGTTAAAATACCCGGAAAATTATATGTAGCTGGTGAATATGCAGTTGTAGAATCAGGTCATACGGCTATTCTAACTGCAGTTAATCGTTATATAACGCTAACTCTTGAAGATAGTGAACGCAATGAATTATGGATTCCACATTATGAAAATCCAGTTTCATGGCCAATTGGCGGAGAACTTAAACCAGACGGGGAACATTGGACGTTTACAGCTGAAGCAATTAATATCGCGACAACTTTCCTGAAATCAGAAGGAATCGAGCTAACGCCTGTGAAAATGGTCATTGAAACAGAATTAATCGACCAATCTGGCGCAAAATATGGACTCGGTTCCAGTGCAGCGGCTACAGTTGCTGTAATCAACGCGCTAATGACGAAATTTTATCCAGAAATATCAATGCTTAAAAAATTCAAACTTGCTGCACTTTCGCATTTAGTAGTACAAGGAAATGGCTCTTGTGGCGACATTGCTTCTTGTATGTATGGCGGCTGGATTGCGTATACAACGTTTGATCAAGAATGGGTGAAGCATCGTTTGGCTTATAAATCACTCGAATGGTTTATGAAAGAGCCGTGGCCAATGCTTCAAATCGAAACATTGGAAGAACCAGTGCCGACTTTTTCTGTCGGTTGGACGGGCACACCTGTAAGTACCGGAAAACTAGTTTCGCAAATTCATGCTTTTAAACAAGAAGATAGCAAGAATTACCAACATTTTTTAACTAGAAATAACGAGATTATGAAGCAAATAATTCAAGCTTTCCATACGAAAGATGAGGAATTGCTTTATTCATCTATTAAAGAAAATCGTCGCATTCTTCAAGAACTTGGAACAAAAGCTGGCGTAAATATTGAAACAAGCTTACTAAAAGAACTAGCGGACTCAGCTGAAAACATGGGTGGCGCAGGAAAATCATCTGGCTCTGGTGGCGGAGACTGCGGAATAGCTTTCTCGAAAACGAAAGAAC